The genomic interval cactTTGCCTTCTGCATTTTATATCctgcattctgattaatacattttgccTTATGCATGTACATATTGCATTCAGATTAATACACTTTGCCTTCTGCATTGTATATCctgcattctgattaatacagtTTGCCTTatgcatgtacataatgcattcAGATTAATACACTTTGCCTTCTGCATTTTATATCctgcattctgattaatacattttgccttatgcatgtacataatgcattcTGATTAATGCACTTTGCCTTATGCATGGTATATCctgcattctgattaatacattttgtctTATGCATTGTACATAATGCATTCTGATTAATGCATTTGTCATTCTTTTTTGTACATCTTGCAATCCGACTAGTACATTTTGCCTGATGTATTGAACATCatgcattctgattaatacattttgccttctgcattgtacatcttgcattccgATTAATACATTTTGCCTTCTGCTTGATACATCTTGCAATCCGATTAGTACATTATGCTTTCTGCATCGTATATATTGCATTCAGATTAATACATTTTGCCTTatgcatgtacataatgcattcTGATTAATGCACTTTGCCTTCTGCATGGTATATCctgcattctgattaatacattttgtcttatgcatgtacataatgcattcTGATTAATGCACGTTGCCTTCTGCATGGTATATCctgcattctgattaatacattttgtctTATGCATTGTACATAACGCATTCTGATTAATGCATTTGTCTTTCTTTTATGTACATCTTGCAATCCGATTAGTACATGTTGCCTTCTGCATTGTACATCTTGCAATCTGATTAATGCATTGTGACTTATGCATTGTACATCATGCATTCTGATTATTACATTTTTCCTTCTGcattgtacatcttgcattctgattAACACATTTTGCCATTTGCTTGGTACATCTTGCAATCCAATTACGACATTTGCCTTCTATATTGTTCATCTTGCATTCAGATTAGTACATTTTGCCTTCTGcattgtacatcttgcattcagATTAAGACATTTTGCCTTATGCATTgtatataatgcattaatgatTAATGCATTTGTGTTTCTGTAttgtacattttgcattttgattaaaaaaaaattgccttATGCATTGTACATCaggcattctgattaataccTTTTGCCTTCTGCATTGTACATAATGCAGTCTGATTAATGCGTTTGCCTTTCTGtattgtacatcttgcattctgattaatacattttgccTCCACcattgtacatcttgcattccgATTAATACATTTTGCCTTCTGCATGTTCATCATCCATTCTGCCTTTTGCCTTCACaattgtacatcttgcattctgattaatacatcTTGCCTTCtgcattgtaaatattgcattctgattaatacaatTTTCCTTATGCATTGTACATCatgcattctgattaatacCTTTTGCCTTCTGCATTGTACATAATGCAGTCTGAATAATGCGTTTGCCTTTCTGtattgtacatcttgcattctgattaatacattttgccTCCACcattgtacatcttgcattccgATTAATACATTTTGCCTTCTGCATGTACATCATCAATTCTGCGTTTTGCCTTCACaattgtacatcttgcattctgattaatacatcTTGCCTTCTGCATTGTACATATTGCATTCAGATTAATACACTTTGCCTTCTGCATTGTATATCctgcattctgattaatacagtTTGCCTTatgcatgtacataatgcattcAGATTAATACACTTTGCCTTCTGCATTTTATATCctgcattctgattaatacattttgccttatgcatgtacataatgcattcTGATTAATGCACTTTGCCTTATGCATGGTATATCctgcattctgattaatacattttgtctTATGCATTGTACATAATGCATTCTGATTAATGCATTTGTCATTCTTTTTTGTACATCTTGCAATCCGACTAGTACATTTTGCCTGATGTATTGAACATCatgcattctgattaatacattttgccttctgcattgtacatcttgcattccgATTAATACATTTTGCCTTCTGCTTGATACATCTTGCAATCCGATTAGTACATTATGCTTTCTGCATCGTATATATTGCATTCAGATTAATACATTTTGCCTTatgcatgtacataatgcattcTGATTAATGCACTTTGCCTTCTGCATGGTATATCctgcattctgattaatacattttgtcttatgcatgtacataatgcattcTGATTAATGCACTTTGCCTTCTGCATGGTATATCctgcattctgattaatacattttgtctTATGCATTGTACATAACGCATTCTGATTAATGCATTTGTCTTTCTTTTATGTACATCTTGCAATCCGATTAGTACATGTTGCCTTCTGCATTGTACATCTTGCAATCTGATTAATGCATTGTGACTTATGCATTGTACATCATGCATTCTGATTATTACATTTTTCCTTCTGcattgtacatcttgcattctgattAACACATTTTGCCATTTGCTTGGTACATCTTGCAATCCAATTACGACATTTGCCTTCTATATTGTTCATCTTGCATTCAGATTAGTACATTTTGCCTTCTGcattgtacatcttgcattcagATTAAGACATTTTGCCTTATGCATTgtatataatgcattaatgatTAATGCATTTGTGTTTCTGTAttgtacattttgcattttgattaaaaaaaaattgccttATGCATTGTACATCaggcattctgattaataccTTTTGCCTTCTGCATTGTACATAATGCAGTCTGATTAATGCGTTTGCCTTTCTGtattgtacatcttgcattctgattaatacattttgccTCCACcattgtacatcttgcattccgATTAATACATTTTGCCTTCTGCATGTTCATCATCCATTCTGCCTTTTGCCTTCACaattgtacatcttgcattctgattaatacatcTTGCCTTCtgcattgtaaatattgcattctgattaatacaatTTTCCTTATGCATTGTACATCatgcattctgattaatacCTTTTGCCTTCTGCATTGTACATAATGCAGTCTGAATAATGCGTTTGCCTTTCTGtattgtacatcttgcattctgattaatacattttgccTCCACcattgtacatcttgcattccgATTAATACATTTTGCCTTCTGCATGTACATCATCAATTCTGCGTTTTGCCTTCACaattgtacatcttgcattctgattaatacatcTTGCCTTCtgcattgtaaatattgcaTTCTGATAAATACAATTTGCCTTCTGcgttgtacatcttgcattctggtTAATATAATTTGAATTCTGAAATGTACATCTTGCGTTCCAACAAGTCAATCTTGCATCCTGAATTATATAgcattgcgttctgacttgcaTATCTTGCCTTCTGAATTGCACTTTTTTGCAttctgactagtacatcttgcgttctgtCTGGTCCATCTTGCGttttgacttgtacatcttgctttcttactagcacatcttgcgttctgacttgtacatattgcgttctgacttgtttatcttgctttctgactggTACATCCTGCTTTCTTACTtatacatattgcgttctgacttgtacatcttgcgttccGACTTGTCTAAATTGCAATCTGACTTGTAAagcttgcgttctgacttgcatatcttgcgttctgacttgtacattttgcgttctgacttgtataTTATGCCTTCTGACTTAAAAATAATGCGTTCTAatttgtacatcttgctttctgacaaGAACCTACTGCcttctgacttgtacattttgcattttcactTGTACGTCTTGTGTTCTGGTTGAACTTCTTGCGTTCTGACgtgtacatcttgcgttctgacgtGTACATATTGCATTTTAACTTGTACATCTGACATTCTGACTtggatatattttgttctgacttgtacatcttacATTCTGACTTGAATATCTTGCAATATGATTTATACTTAATGAATTTTGACTTGCACATATTGCCTTATGACTAGGACATATAGCGTTCGAAATTTTACATTTTGCGTTCTAACTTGTACCACCTGCAATCCGACTTGTACCACTTGCCATATGACTAGTAAATCTTGCGTATTGAATTGTTCATCTTCCGTTCTGACGAGTACATGTTGTATTTTGACATGTAGTCCATTCATTGTGCCTCGTAATTCTTGCCGTCTGAtttgtagatatatatattgctttctgacttgtacatttttCGTTCTTAGTATTACCACTTGCCTTCTGACTAGTACATATTGCATTCTGACTAGTAAATCTTCCGTTCTGACTTGTatatcttgcgttctgacttttACATCTTGCGTTTTGACTTGTACATTTGGCATTCTAACTTATACATCTTGCCTTCTTGCTAGTCCACCTTGCTTACTGAATTGTACATCTTTCGTTCTAACTTTTACATCTTGCCTTTTGAATTGTACATCTTGTATTCTAACTTGTACCTCTTGAATTTTGACTAGTACATAATGCGTTCTGACTTTTACATCTTGCGTcctgactagtacatcttgcgttctgacttgtacatattgcgttcggACTTTTACATCTTGCCTTTTGAattgtacatcttgcgttctggttagtacatcttgcgttctgactagtacatattgcgttctgacttgtatatcttgcgttctgacttttACATCTTGCGTTTTGACTTATACAACTTGCCTTCTTGTTAGTACACCTTGCTTTCTGAATTGTACATCTTTCGTTCTAACTTTTGCATCTTGCCTTTTGaattgtacatcttgcattctgacttgtacctcttgcattctgactagtacatattgcgttctgacttgtagatcttgcgttctgacttgtacatcatGCCTTCTGGCTTGTATATATAACGTTCTTTATTGTTCATTTTGCGTTTTTTCTTGTACATGTTGAGTATCATTCTAATTCAGTATTCAAAAAGGAGATACTGTTACACCATCACATATTTgctcatattttcatattagaTTCCGCACTTAACTTCTTCCTTATGGCAAAATAAATTACGAGATGTCGAGTATCAGCTTATTCAGTATTTAAAAAGGCGCTTATTTTACACCATCACAATTGTtgcatatcaatattttaaacgttaACATTTTATTGGGTATGGACAAAGAAAAAATCTCGACGTGATCAATGCAACTATTGTATCTCGTAAGTGTCCGTAAACATACCCTTATGTAACTGAagtattgtatttcaaataaatgtgaCACTATACTTCCATTCTCAAACTTCGATAAAAGGGataatgcaaaaaaagaaaagaaagaataCAAGGAGTTTAACAAATTATCACTTCCAGCAGTATGGCCAGGTTTAACACTGTTAAAAAAGTGTTGTACATTTACAGTCATTGTGACTAAcaaccatattttttatgtaatcaaaatattatatatgccACGAATTCATCTATGAGTAACGCATTGTGAGCAAAGCTATACAATAAGAGACACGAACGTTTATAGTATGTTCATTCATGCACAATGTCGGTGGCTTGGTCAAGGTCATCATCCTGTGCACGTTTCAGCTGTATGCGCGCATTTGCTAAATAGATTGTTCGAACAATGCAGCCTCATCATACAATAGAACGCTTATATACGACCGTTCAAAATATGTTCCTACATGAATAATGTGGGTTATTATGTCAAGGTAATCATCGTGTGCAGGTTTTTCCAACCATTGGATTAATTTAagcataatattaaaaaatgtccTCTTAAATAACTAGTCCTAATTTATTCCATTAAACTGCagtatttatgataatttggtGTGTCATATAACATGCAATAGgaagtttcaatgcaaataaATACATCGGTAAGATATAAAATGACGtgattttttatacttcaaaTGCAGATGTTTGCTATGCTATGCTTGCTGTTTGTATCTTTGTTATATTCAGTTCATATTCCATCAAATTTTGAGTTTGCCTTTTACTTCTTTCAAAGCATATATTTCAAGttaactttttcaaactttggGGTTTGCACTGCGAAAtagattgtaaaaaaaaaacgtcgCTCGATATTTAGTAGTTTTGCATTCTAGGAACAGTTGCTTTTTTGACATTATtacaaatgatacaaatgataaaattatgtatacaattgtatctaaatttctttttcatgtgCATTTGCATGATACTGCAATGCGTACTGCAAGATTTACTTTGATAGGGAATATAGAAGAACTCTGACACAATATAtgtttcaatgtaaataatacaaattactttacttcttttttttttgttgaatacaTTTAGTAGTTTACGAGTTATTCATACGCAGAGCGTCGTTTTCCACCCGTCCGTTCCTTGACGTCTATGATCATTTATTCCGAATCTGATATTTCAACGGTTGCTCCATTGTGCTACTGTACTAGTCGGTACCGTTCAATTGCCCTTTCAACAAGAGAGCAAAGTCCGTGATGACATTGCCGATTGAAAAGAAATTTGCGGTCAGTgttctttgtatttgttttcatcgGGACAGCCATATGTCTCGGGTACAGGCTGTCACTTATGTTTCCAATGGCAACATTTACATGAAACAATATGCTCCTCTTGTTTAATGGTTCAATAAACCTTCCTCGTCCTGTCGGATGTATGGAGCGCCCGTAATTTTGTCAGGTGTAACGGACATCAGGcatcgcctatgaatgtttCAGAACGATGTGACTGCTTTACTGATTTTTCAATTAACCACGACGTTGTTTTCTAGTTTTATCAATATGTTCTTTGTGTATGAACGCAGGAGGAAACGCTAGTAAATACCATGGCGCCATTCTTATAAGTGcgtatgttttaaacaaagtcATATTCTTGTTTTCCTTCCTTCCTTATGTTTGCTGTTTGTTGCTTTGACTTCCAATTGAATAAAACGCTCAAAGATATAGGTTAAGTTCAACCAAGGACAACATTGATTATTTGTTCGCATAGTTTTCTATGTCCAAGCTGTGTTTGCTCTAGCTAGAAGGTAAAACAATGTACAAATCTCAATGCTTTAGCTTATTTAATCATATGATTtctaagaaaataaatgaaaaaaaacacaaaggtTCTGTATCATGAAAATTAAACCTATTTGAAGGATAATGCTTTTTTAATCAAAGCAATTTGGTTATAATTGGTCACGGAGTTATGGTTGTTGTACACTTCACAACATAACACTGCCATATAATGATGCTTCAAGTTTGATTCAATTCTGTTCAAAGGACATCGACTTCTGATGAATAGTAAATGAATTTGCTGAATTTGAGTAAGTTAAGGGTCATAGAAAGGACAATCGATACGCAATGGTTCTGTTACATATCATTAAAGAGAATATATTTAGTGGTTAGTGTATAAagtgttttcagtatttttaaagTTGCTAAGGAAGCACACTTATAAACAATGTGAACGGACGTATCAAAATTAACGGTTAATGAgggtttcattattttaatgaaacctCATAAGTAGGTGGttagatgatttttttatataaaatcaataaattatagaaattattatGGCCATAAAGAGGGGCGGACGATCGGACGATCCGATGGACGGACAGGCAGGTTGATCACTTCAgggcaaaaacatgttttcattaatttaacaCCCGATTTTAAAATTCTGATCTTTTATTTAGTCATATGTCAAACGTGTGTTAATAACATCACATTTGGAATGTAGATGTACTGGGGTAGAcaaatattgcattaataattaaaaaaaaactttatcaaGTTGATAAATACACCACATGCCGTTTATTAAACTCGACTTTTAATGAAACTGGTGTACCGGCGTACTCAGTATTTCCACATAAAATATACACCTATCTGAAAGAATCATTAACTGGGTAATGCTATTGATTAACCGGTCTGAAACTCGATTTATACACCTTACACGACTTTATGTTTCAAGTCTGAGAAACTCTTTATACTGTAACACCTTTAGACGCATAACTCTGATGACATGACGGCCTGGATATTTGAGCTTACGATGGAATcatttgttttgtcacatttgAACTCAAAGTCCTTTTGTAACCATACTATTTTGTTAACTCTTAACCGTACAGTAAGAAAGTTAAACATTCCAAAGCTTTTATTTTATGTGCCATTTTGATGCGCTTAAACTGATGTAACATTGCATAGAGATATTCAAGACCTTTTCCTAAAATTCGATTTGACCTTTAGGTCTATAAGGGGGGACAAACAAACAATTCAGGTAGTTTTTCAGAATTTATTTTACAGGACAGGGGCAGGATTATTTGGGGCAAAATAAATACGAAGATAAAATTACAGGTGGATGTTAATTAAATATACGATGCTGTTGAATTTATCTAAAcatgcaagttattttattacaGCGAATATGCTTATTGCTTcaagtttaaattaaagaaaaatgctaACACTAGTGATATACAATGGTAGATGTAACACTTCTATCGTTAGcatgtattaaattaaaaagaaagttCGAAATCTTACCGTTTTCAAAATCTCGCACACTTATACAAATTTGCGTCGAtagaatttgaaaaatatagttttttttaaagcaaaatcgGATATGAGTGACAgctaaaataatgttaaagattgttttttgctgtttttcttaaaatgacaagattcattttttaataattattttatgtttagtgCATTATTATTTCGTAtctttttgttttgctttgatgatttaagtcaaatgagttaaaaataataattcattaaaataaaaagttaatagTTTGGTATCAACCTGATTTATGCctcttaaataataataattagtataCATTCCAAAAGTTAGAGTTCGTCAGGCAACTAATTAACACTGTACGTAGACACTCTTTCGCGATATAAACCCCTCatcaatcatgttttgtttttgtagcCTTTCTGTTACAACAAAAACCGCGCTTGTGACAGATCTATGGCTTATGCCGATATGAACGTCTCCAACCCCCAGGGACTGCCTGCAAGACCGGCCTGTTTCTGAATCTCCCGAATCGCATTCTTTCActgaaaattgattcagaaaATAAACCTAAGGTGTTAAACATTTACGCTGTTGATTCTGAATATCATTTCTTACTATGTTTGTACTGCTTATTCAGTACTAAGATATGTATAACTAGCCAACacggttaaatttaaattactgaTTTCAGAGAGAAGGAGCAAAAAATACAACTAGATTCTACTctaaaaaaacgtttttgttatacatataaTTTGAGCCACATCGCGCATTTTGGGGTCTTAAAACATACTTATGATTTTATTGGGTATATTATTATCAGATACCTGAGGAATCAAAACGGACAATGGCATGATGATATTTCTAAACATGcgtaaaatatgtgtttacaaGTAAGAACATGCATTGCGCATTTCAAATTCTGAATTGAATGTTACACATTACGTCCAAAAAGAAGTACATTATTCACAGGGATAACTAACGAATCCATACGTTTGGAAAGAAATACATGGACAACTTCAATATTTCGGCATCTGTTTCATCAATAATTAATGTGATATTGATATCCGAAGGTCCAAAATATCGCCATGTGCTTCATGCATGTTCATTGTAATTATGCACTTATTTcactattatatatttgtttgggCCATAATAGGGTTAAATGGCCAAGGGCAACCTCGTTGATTCACCAAAATCTCTGAGAACTCTGAAATAGTTTCCATATCATCTCTTTCACAGACGGCTAAAAAAAACGTAAGGGTACAAACCCTGAATTATTTCGGAAAATGAAAAGAGCCTGCACATATTAAGACAGGTATAAGTGGGAAGGACAGAACATATCGTGACAGAAAAAAAGAGGAAAGAGAGTCTGtcaaaaaaacataatcaaatttGTTGGTGAGCTTAATGCACAATCACTCAAAACTCCTCAGTACACAAACGAAATTATCGGTTCGATTGAATCCGTATATAAACAAATCCAACACTGACAATATCCGCTTGTACATATGATAGGAATTGACACGATATTTACATTGGGACTAACAACGATAAAATTATATGGATTAGAGAAAAGCTCTTTTTTCCTTCTTAATGGCGGATCAATGGCATAGTACTAACCCTGTCTCGCAGGTTCGGTTTCTCTCCTCAACACAAAACACTTATCGTCTTTCGTAAAGCCGCTAAATTTCCCATGTGAAGTTGGTATGCGCTGGTGTACGGTTATGAACCAGTGTTactccggggggggggggggttaaactATGTATATGCACTATGACTCAAACTAATCACTGGGACCGAAGACCATGGATAAGTCAGTAGCGCTAGCGCCGTTGAATAAACGTGTGGTCACCCGTTTCTGTGTATATCGCAATGTACTTCAGGcgtatatttactttttgtattCAAAAGGTGAAATGCAATGtaatcttaaactgaaacaacctttttatcttgttattatACGAGCATGCCTAAGCAGGAGGTAAATGACTCGTCTTTGAAGTTTATCCGAAAAACGAGTCCAATTGTAAGCATAAGCAGACTATAGGTTCGTGGTTTTTTAAACAGTGGATATATTAAGTGTGGATTAATCACTACTACCACCGTTAAGCAATTACAcatcattttgttgaaaatgataCTTGATTATTTATGTACCCATAACCAACAGACAGAAACGAATTGATATAATGACATGATATTGACCTTCCTTGTTTGTCATCACTATCAAGACCAATGTGCAGCACGCAGTCCATCGCACATTTCTCATCACCGTCGCATTCGGCAAAACACTCCCTGCATTCCTGGTTCCCATCACAGTCAATCTCGCTGTTACCAGTTGTCTGGACCTAAACAGCGTTACAGAAACAGAACCAGTTAAAATATAACGAAAGCAGTTTATTTTAACAGTAGCGATTATCCTACCGTCATAGTTTAATATCTTAGACTCTTTGCTTAAGATATCAAAGCGGAACCAAACTGCATTAAAACCGTTAGCAAACATGTTTCTTTTCCTACCTCTCTATCCTTGAGTTGACCAGCTAGGGGTCGCTCATCCGCTTCTAGGATCTCTTGGTCGGTCAGTGCATCTGCAATTGAATCATTTACATAATCGAACTTTCTCCGACAAAGGTCACGTACATACTTAAGCAACTTTCCAGCGATTGATAGTAGCAATATGTTATATAGATAGCACCGCTCGGCTTATGAGTTATTGAATACGTAGCTAGTTAAATTTTTTATCTTCAatcaattaaattcaaaatatatgtatgccGTGTGTTGATTCTCTAGCTTCAATGGATTAACATAATgaagttttaattaatttatcacAATGGCACTAAATCGGGGCCATTAGACAAAACAGACACTATAAACAAAGGAACCATTTCATCAAGGGTCCTACGCGCGGCATTGTACCAAGGAGAGACAGAGATGACAATGCAATTCgtagttattaaaatattggtaGTACAACAGGTCATAATTGTATCATTCAACTTCGCACAGCCATTCATACTGAAGGATAGACAgagaaatatattcaaacgCAAGCATACAGATGCTTGAAATATAGCAGGAGCACAATCGTTCCAAATGGTGTTTGAACATGGTTTAATAAAACAGAAACGCCTGTTTATTAACAAGGTATTGTCAGATGTCTGCAatactttcatttttcaatgaaacCCATGTATgcatatgtttgaaacattttggtACATAAACTTAACAaacttttcaactttcaatgataaaaacagcagtttttgtttaacttaatggcaattgaaatgaatgaatgcTGGAGTGGTCCGTGTATGGTGTAATGTATTGGTGTTTGTGATGTTCATACATGTGTTTCTCTTGTTGAATGCTTTGTCAATTGGGCATTTGCATTGTGTCTTTAAAAAGGGTTTATAGTGCTTCACTGCTATGCTTGTCAgggttgtttatttattatattttcttcaaactgtttattgatcgtttcaaaaaatgtaaaaatatcaacGCAGTTTATGCtatattctatatttaaatCGTAGTgacatatttaagaaatattacacaccacggAGGGTCATATGACAGTATAAGGACCGGCAAGTCAGTCACCGAAAGTgaagtgtatatggaccgaggcgctGACTGGCCAGTATTTATAATGTCATAAAACCCGAAGTGGTATGTTATAttccttatattataccgaacatttttcattaccattcaatatgttttaaagcgattttaatgtgttttattgaacgaggctaacaatgtttacaaattttcgtcattttgaatataacaagCCGCACTTACCcgttgtatgacgtcagcggtccatattatatttttggcgaggtccggaccacCCAATactataatatggaccgctgaattaaactggattttcatcaaaatacagtgatatacggaccgatcgagtttatatatacaaagaagggacatatttatgtgaggtataatatataatagtaTCCAAGgacaatttaataaataagaatgGACCAAAAGCTGTATAGTTAAAGATTATTCAGCATACATACAttatatgtatagaaatgaaatacatcacAATGTTTCAGAGGATTAGAAAACAAGATATAACTGATAGTAATTCTGCTcctcatatattattattattattactatcatataattatcataatttgcattattttaagagttaaaattaaaacaacttataacaaacttataaattatatacgATGTTATGCTTATTTCGCACAAACCATTTGTAAGCATCAATTATCTCTTACTGTAAAtatagaacaaaataaaacaaatggtgtTATATACTATTCTGAACGATCTGGACTAATTGTCACTGGTGTTTGtataatacacaataaaaatatttttcattgttaataaaaGTCTCTGCGAAG from Mya arenaria isolate MELC-2E11 chromosome 7, ASM2691426v1 carries:
- the LOC128241894 gene encoding uncharacterized protein LOC128241894, giving the protein MLRFLLLGLIVAVFVSLPSIRTDDALTDQEILEADERPLAGQLKDREVQTTGNSEIDCDGNQECRECFAECDGDEKCAMDCVLHIGLDSDDKQGSERMRFGRFRNRPVLQAVPGGWRRSYRHKP